From the Daucus carota subsp. sativus chromosome 8, DH1 v3.0, whole genome shotgun sequence genome, one window contains:
- the LOC108197104 gene encoding U-box domain-containing protein 17 — protein sequence MASAAIFSSLRRRIFPPVNAFLAPVDLTNAALLNALRGVTSELESSFSGLNLLFQRENSRSLVRKIEVIHVLLENLSESGLSLPPSAVLCLGEMYVMLYRCKMLLEYCVRSSGLWLLIQCLSVSGQFHDLNLEMSTLLDVFPLDEVAMNDDVREQVELLRKQCRKAEYFVDIKDEILRFELFSYLDEFEHGNVPLAEELSCFFIEKLRIMDVECIMSEIEFLEEQIVNSEGDIEPTASVLYGFVAMCRYCRFLLFGIKNVELGLENDKREKRMTSQETEESYVSVPVDFTCPITLDLMMDPVIICTGQTYDRSSITRWVKDGNYTCPKTGQDLIHTHLVPNRAMRHFIMHWCNAYGISYDSPIDSPGKFSASSASKAAIEANKATAQLLIHQLANGSQGAKTVAAQEIRLLAKTGRENRAYIADAGAIPHLKALLSSLNAVAQENSVTAILNLSIYGKNKKHIMDEAGCLGSIVEVLRFGHTTEARENAAATLFSLSAVHDYKKRIAQEDGAVEALAWLLMQGTERGKKDAVTALFNLSTHMDNCAKMIDSGAVAALIWALSHDSVSEEAAGAIAILVRHPTVAKAVGNEETAVAGLIDMMRCGSPKGKENAVAALLELCRGGGEAATQRVLEVPAMLVLLQSLLFTGTKRARRKAASLARVFQSCESASLHLNGSGVGYAFAGNSAANADPSFAEDILLPVPISIFLPVV from the coding sequence ATGGCTTCTGCTGCGATTTTCTCGTCATTGAGGAGGAGAATATTCCCTCCCGTCAATGCTTTCTTAGCCCCGGTTGATTTGACGAATGCTGCACTGTTGAATGCACTAAGGGGAGTGACGTCAGAACTGGAGTCATCGTTCTCTGGGTTGAATTTGCTGTTTCAGCGGGAGAATTCGCGGTCTTTGGTCCGAAAGATTGAGGTAATTCATGTTTTGTTGGAAAATTTAAGTGAGTCGGGTTTGAGTTTGCCGCCGTCTGCTGTTCTTTGTTTGGGGGAAATGTATGTGATGTTGTATCGGTGTAAGATGTTGCTCGAGTATTGCGTAAGGTCTAGTGGGTTATGGCTTTTGATTCAGTGCCTTTCAGTTTCGGGGCAATTTCATGATTTGAATTTGGAAATGTCCACACTTTTGGATGTTTTTCCGTTGGACGAAGTTGCAATGAATGATGATGTGCGGGAACAAGTTGAGTTGTTGCGAAAACAGTGTAGGAAAGCCGAGTATTTTGTTGATATAAAAGATGAGATATTGAGGTTTGAGttgttttcatatttggatGAGTTTGAGCATGGAAATGTTCCGCTTGCGGAGGAATTGTCTTgcttttttattgaaaaattgcGGATTATGGATGTTGAGTGTATCATGAGTGAAATTGAGTTCTTGGAAGAGCAAATTGTTAATAGTGAAGGGGATATTGAGCCTACTGCTTCTGTACTCTATGGTTTTGTTGCAATGTGTCGGTATTGTCGGTTTCTGTTGTTTGGTATTAAGAATGTTGAGTTGGGATTGGAAAATGACAAGCGGGAGAAACGTATGACTAGTCAAGAAACTGAGGAGAGTTATGTTTCGGTTCCAGTAGATTTTACTTGTCCGATCACATTGGATTTGATGATGGACCCTGTCATAATTTGTACCGGACAGACTTATGATCGATCATCGATAACAAGGTGGGTGAAAGATGGGAACTATACTTGTCCAAAGACAGGACAGGATCTTATTCACACACATCTCGTGCCCAATAGGGCTATGAGGCATTTTATTATGCACTGGTGTAATGCATATGGAATTTCCTATGATTCACCCATAGACTCTCCTGGGAAGTTTTCAGCTTCTTCAGCAAGCAAGGCTGCAATTGAAGCTAATAAAGCTACAGCACAACTTCTTATTCACCAGCTTGCAAATGGGTCACAGGGTGCTAAAACGGTTGCGGCTCAAGAAATACGTTTATTAGCAAAGACCGGAAGAGAAAACCGTGCTTATATTGCAGATGCTGGGGCAATACCCCATTTGAAGGCTCTGCTTTCTTCCTTAAATGCTGTAGCACAAGAAAATTCAGTAACTGCTATTCTTAATCTGTCAATATATGGCAAgaataaaaaacatattatgGATGAAGCAGGTTGTTTGGGATCAATTGTTGAAGTTCTAAGATTTGGGCACACAACTGAGGCAAGGGAAAATGCAGCGGCAACATTGTTTAGCCTTTCTGCTGTTCATGACTACAAGAAAAGAATAGCACAAGAAGATGGTGCAGTCGAAGCATTGGCATGGCTGTTGATGCAGGGGACTGAAAGAGGAAAGAAAGATGCTGTGACGGCCTTATTCAACCTATCAACTCACATGGATAATTGTGCAAAAATGATAGACTCAGGGGCCGTAGCAGCACTAATATGGGCACTATCGCATGACTCTGTTTCAGAAGAAGCAGCGGGTGCAATAGCCATTCTTGTTCGGCATCCAACTGTTGCTAAAGCAGTTGGGAACGAGGAAACAGCTGTGGCAGGATTAATTGATATGATGCGTTGTGGGAGTCCAAAAGGAAAAGAGAATGCAGTTGCTGCTTTGCTTGAACTATGCCGGGGAGGTGGCGAAGCTGCAACACAAAGGGTGCTGGAGGTACCTGCAATGCTTGTTTTACTTCAAAGTTTACTTTTTACAGGAACAAAGAGAGCGAGAAGAAAAGCAGCATCACTTGCTAGAGTTTTCCAGAGTTGTGAGAGTGCATCATTGCATTTAAATGGGTCGGGTGTAGGTTATGCATTTGCTGGGAACTCGGCTGCGAATGCAGATCCAAGTTTCGCTGAGGATATTCTCTTGCCAGTACCAATTTCAATATTTCTTCCAGTTGTTTAG